The following proteins are co-located in the Clostridiales bacterium genome:
- a CDS encoding class I SAM-dependent methyltransferase: MERKDVIFKRYQKGAGLYDRLLSTDSLWSTLACKLVWGFSDTVYANRLLKWIPDDFNGSLLDVPVGTALFTTPKYKELKGAQITCLDYSPEMMTAAERKFADAGIENIQCLRGDVGDLPFEEASFDIVLSMNGFHAFPDKDAAFQEIKRVIKPGGCFIGCFYIKGENRRTDWFINHLYVPKGYFTPPFMTKIELEDKLNNHYRHVEIWNTGSIVCFRGVNPSREIPSGKVPSGKVP; the protein is encoded by the coding sequence ATGGAACGAAAAGATGTTATTTTTAAGCGATATCAGAAGGGGGCAGGGTTGTATGATCGCCTTCTATCAACAGATAGCCTATGGTCTACTCTGGCCTGCAAGCTGGTATGGGGGTTTTCTGATACGGTATATGCAAATCGGCTTTTAAAGTGGATCCCGGATGACTTCAACGGCAGTCTGCTGGATGTTCCGGTGGGAACTGCGCTGTTTACCACTCCGAAATACAAGGAATTAAAGGGTGCACAAATTACGTGTCTCGATTATTCACCGGAAATGATGACTGCTGCGGAAAGGAAGTTTGCGGATGCAGGTATTGAAAATATTCAATGTCTCAGGGGCGATGTGGGAGACCTTCCTTTTGAAGAAGCATCCTTTGATATTGTATTGTCCATGAACGGGTTTCACGCGTTTCCAGATAAGGATGCGGCGTTTCAAGAGATCAAAAGAGTGATAAAACCGGGAGGCTGCTTCATTGGATGCTTTTATATAAAAGGAGAGAATCGGAGAACCGACTGGTTTATCAATCACCTCTATGTTCCAAAAGGATACTTCACGCCTCCCTTTATGACAAAAATAGAGTTGGAGGATAAGTTGAATAACCACTACCGTCATGTCGAGATCTGGAATACTGGGTCTATCGTCTGTTTCCGCGGAGTAAACCCATCTAGGGAAATTCCCTCTGGGAAGGTTCCCTCTGGGAAGGTTCCTTGA
- a CDS encoding metal-dependent transcriptional regulator → MEMHESGENYLETILMLKERMGQVRSIDIANEMGFTKPSISVAMKKLRENGYIEVDEEGYITLKDDGYEIATRIYERHKTVAQLLMLLGVKEETALDDACRMEHDISEESYQSLKKHYEFLVKNQA, encoded by the coding sequence ATGGAGATGCATGAATCAGGGGAAAACTACCTTGAAACAATCCTGATGCTCAAAGAACGTATGGGACAAGTCCGTTCCATCGATATCGCCAATGAGATGGGTTTTACGAAGCCCAGCATCAGTGTGGCTATGAAGAAGCTCAGAGAAAACGGTTATATCGAAGTTGATGAAGAAGGATATATTACGTTAAAAGATGACGGATATGAAATCGCTACCCGAATTTATGAGCGCCATAAAACAGTAGCTCAGCTTTTGATGCTGCTAGGAGTAAAGGAAGAAACTGCTTTAGATGACGCGTGTCGCATGGAGCATGATATCAGTGAAGAAAGCTATCAGAGTTTAAAGAAACATTATGAGTTTCTGGTAAAAAATCAGGCTTAG
- a CDS encoding helix-turn-helix transcriptional regulator: MSILSKEKELYGSVIEIVSQEDGCAVYRMADGSDGIMTSYEVFPGVELIYNDFHTGECFQGPRIYRDIMEINHCRQGRFECDFPDGSCVYLEEGDLSVNMIGNRTLRSTFPLEHYHGISVVIDLEQAAGSLSGVLSDISINLYALRDSLCGCDRCFIMRATESVGHIFSELYRVPEAIKKGYYKIKILELLLFLSTVDSSAHMGEKQYFHRSQVEVIKEIKEYMTQDLERHDTLEELSKRFKIPLTAMKLCFKGVYGTTLYSYMRTYRMQAAAVMLNQTRASIAEVAGLVGYQNASKFASAFKDVIGMSPLEYRRANCGLPSNDPLTSLLQRDNPPTDWSCFD; encoded by the coding sequence ATGAGTATTCTATCAAAGGAAAAAGAGCTGTATGGGTCTGTGATTGAGATCGTTTCTCAGGAGGATGGCTGTGCGGTCTATCGGATGGCAGACGGAAGTGACGGAATTATGACGTCCTATGAGGTGTTTCCGGGTGTGGAGTTGATCTACAATGATTTCCATACGGGGGAGTGTTTTCAGGGTCCGAGAATTTATCGAGATATCATGGAAATCAACCACTGCAGGCAGGGGCGCTTTGAGTGTGATTTCCCCGATGGATCTTGTGTATATCTGGAGGAGGGAGACTTATCGGTTAATATGATTGGCAACAGGACACTTCGCTCTACATTTCCGCTGGAGCATTATCATGGCATTTCTGTCGTAATCGATCTTGAGCAGGCAGCAGGTTCTTTGTCCGGTGTGCTGAGTGATATCTCCATTAACTTATATGCTCTTAGAGATAGCCTTTGTGGTTGTGACCGCTGCTTTATCATGCGGGCCACAGAATCGGTGGGGCATATTTTTTCAGAGCTCTATCGGGTGCCGGAAGCAATCAAAAAAGGCTATTATAAGATTAAAATTTTGGAACTGCTTTTGTTTTTGAGCACCGTAGACAGTTCCGCCCACATGGGTGAGAAACAATATTTTCATAGAAGTCAAGTTGAGGTAATTAAAGAAATCAAGGAATATATGACTCAAGATCTTGAGAGACACGATACACTGGAGGAGTTATCAAAGCGTTTCAAGATACCGCTGACGGCTATGAAGCTGTGTTTTAAAGGCGTTTACGGAACAACGCTCTATTCATATATGAGAACTTACCGCATGCAGGCTGCGGCTGTTATGCTGAATCAGACGAGAGCAAGCATAGCTGAAGTGGCGGGCTTGGTAGGCTATCAGAACGCAAGCAAGTTTGCTTCGGCCTTCAAAGATGTGATCGGAATGTCCCCTTTGGAGTATCGCAGAGCCAACTGCGGTTTACCTTCCAATGATCCACTGACGTCTTTGCTCCAAAGAGACAATCCGCCGACGGACTGGAGTTGTTTTGACTAA